Proteins encoded by one window of Desulfovibrio sp.:
- a CDS encoding DUF5334 domain-containing protein, which produces MKHLLMGAALAGILSLALCAPPVARAWDGFDADSADLVEITPDRVPFQGDTVDVRNYDSDSVETCLVESVTRNARTVELVVRTPSGATRTLVMEGR; this is translated from the coding sequence ATGAAACACCTGCTTATGGGAGCGGCCCTCGCGGGCATCCTGAGTTTAGCCCTATGCGCCCCCCCGGTTGCCCGGGCTTGGGATGGATTTGACGCGGACTCCGCTGACCTTGTGGAAATAACCCCCGACCGTGTGCCTTTTCAAGGTGATACGGTGGATGTTCGCAACTACGATTCCGACTCCGTTGAAACGTGTCTGGTTGAAAGCGTAACACGCAATGCGCGCACTGTGGAGCTGGTGGTGCGCACCCCTTCCGGCGCCACGCGCACTCTCGTCATGGAAGGACGCTGA
- the moaA gene encoding GTP 3',8-cyclase MoaA produces the protein MQADVNPFSLLGNRDDATVTNGGQENGHLCRDRCSLSPLVDNHGRTVRYLRLSITDRCNLRCIYCCSNARQTYIPHPQVLRYEEMARMVSIMAAMGVVKVRLTGGEPFARKGSDEFLHMLHKRFPTMDLRITTNGTLLEPHIPLLRQIGVKAVNMSLDSFDRQTFAHVTGRDMLPAVLASLDKLLEAGIKVKINAVAMRGINDRQMDDFIHAARTMPIDLRFIEFMPMGSGTLWNENTFWPAAQIRAEAETRARLVPSHDDTGEAGPARMFAIEGGLGRLGFITAVSCHFCGSCNRLRLTSDGNLRTCLFDDREYGLRDMLRDASVSDAQIGQFVREACAEKPIGAELLASRTKGAVADKQMVGIGG, from the coding sequence ATGCAGGCAGATGTAAATCCATTTTCGCTTCTTGGCAACAGGGATGACGCTACTGTGACGAACGGCGGGCAGGAAAACGGCCATCTTTGCCGCGACAGGTGCAGTCTTTCGCCACTTGTGGACAACCACGGACGCACGGTGCGCTACCTGCGGCTTTCCATCACAGATCGGTGCAATCTGCGCTGTATTTACTGCTGTAGCAATGCCCGTCAGACCTATATTCCGCACCCGCAGGTGCTGCGGTATGAAGAAATGGCCCGTATGGTGTCCATCATGGCCGCCATGGGTGTGGTCAAGGTTCGCCTGACGGGAGGCGAGCCTTTTGCACGTAAAGGCAGCGATGAATTTTTGCATATGCTGCACAAGCGCTTCCCCACCATGGATCTGCGGATTACAACCAACGGAACCTTGCTGGAACCCCATATCCCCCTGTTAAGGCAGATCGGCGTAAAAGCCGTCAACATGTCGCTGGACAGTTTTGACCGGCAAACGTTTGCACACGTCACCGGGCGCGATATGTTGCCTGCGGTGCTGGCCTCTCTGGATAAATTGCTGGAGGCGGGAATCAAGGTTAAAATCAACGCGGTTGCCATGCGTGGCATAAATGATCGGCAAATGGACGATTTTATTCATGCCGCCCGGACCATGCCCATTGATCTGCGTTTTATAGAATTCATGCCCATGGGCAGTGGAACCTTGTGGAATGAAAATACCTTCTGGCCTGCCGCACAGATTCGTGCAGAAGCTGAAACCCGCGCCCGGCTTGTGCCCTCGCATGACGATACGGGCGAGGCCGGGCCAGCACGCATGTTTGCCATTGAGGGCGGCCTGGGGCGACTGGGCTTCATCACTGCGGTGAGCTGTCATTTCTGTGGCTCATGTAACCGCCTGCGGCTGACCAGCGACGGCAACCTGCGAACATGCCTCTTTGATGACAGGGAATACGGCTTGCGCGATATGTTGCGCGATGCAAGCGTAAGCGACGCCCAGATCGGACAATTTGTGCGTGAGGCATGCGCGGAAAAACCCATTGGCGCGGAGTTGCTGGCCAGCAGAACCAAGGGAGCCGTGGCTGACAAGCAGATGGTGGGCATAGGCGGCTAA